In Hippoglossus hippoglossus isolate fHipHip1 chromosome 19, fHipHip1.pri, whole genome shotgun sequence, the DNA window TTATGACCCAATGGAGGAGACGATCTTGAAAGACGTAGTGGAACTCATAGAAGCAAGCCTGCGAGAAGCCAAAGACTCAGACTGCGCCCTGCGCTGCACCAAACTGCTCATCCCCGAGAAACTCCTGGAGCACATCGGACAGGAGCTCCTTCACCTGGCGGCCAGCGAGCCCTGCGGCCTGAGGGGGGCCCTCATTGACCTGTGTGTGGAGCACGGGGCCGTCTGTGAGAGCATGGGGCAGCTGTCCGTAGACCCCTACCTGGTCCCCACCTTCCAGCTGACTCTGGTGTTGAGGCTGGAGTCGGACGGGCTGTGGCCCAAAATCCAAGGACTCTTTAGCACAAAGTCTCCTTCCGCTCCAGTAGTGAGACAAGAGATTAAACTTCGGACTGGTTTCCGCGTGATTAAGAAGAAACTGTATTGTTCTGAAGAACTGCTCATTGAGGAATGTTGAGAAATGCAAGG includes these proteins:
- the ddit4 gene encoding DNA damage-inducible transcript 4 protein; translation: MPALCAPTEASGSPHSPVDRRLSWGKLVQRLADFSTSGNGSSTSSSSSLELGYNNGSRSDLSDSGSDISDLSPSDEDLFYDPMEETILKDVVELIEASLREAKDSDCALRCTKLLIPEKLLEHIGQELLHLAASEPCGLRGALIDLCVEHGAVCESMGQLSVDPYLVPTFQLTLVLRLESDGLWPKIQGLFSTKSPSAPVVRQEIKLRTGFRVIKKKLYCSEELLIEEC